A window of the Cicer arietinum cultivar CDC Frontier isolate Library 1 chromosome 6, Cicar.CDCFrontier_v2.0, whole genome shotgun sequence genome harbors these coding sequences:
- the LOC140918588 gene encoding protein neprosin-like, with product MAIFFFLVFILCIASCKVDAISKTLLNEQYHFVTSDNFVDQVDNDFDCVDIYKQPALQHPLLKNHKIQLYPTFETNITRSRPYSTGKNVEECPTGKVPIHKKTRRSRIVTNSSSKSLLEDFQQYSQSSHGYHSVSLDTTQNMIFHGARAKIGGYSLSIKRGQYSISSVWVQNGPPTQLNSIQAGIGFHPSIYGDSQLRLIGHWTADGHLKTGCYTHACPGFVQVNPNKKFALGAVQAPVSTIGAQLKWVLNVIIKQDQFTGHWWLIVEKEEIRVGYWPKTLFTHLSNGASLIRFGGETYAPPNMDNPPMGSGRLPQEGFKYSGLMGKLEIIDSKYKQIAVKRSEIKKYSDANSKCYDLRYSGYQGITYEQAFLYGGPGGSSCGI from the exons atggcgatatttttctttctagtttttattttgtgCATAGCATCTTGTAAAGTTGATGCCATAAGCAAAACTCTACTAAATGAGCAATATCATTTTGTTACATCAGATAATTTCGTG GATCAAGTAGACAATGATTTTGATTGTGTTGATATCTACAAACAACCTGCTCTACAACATCCAttattaaaaaatcacaaaattcaG CTTTATCCAACCTTTGAAACAAATATCACTCGAAGTAGACCATATTCTACTGGTAAAAATGTAGAAGAATGTCCTACAGGAAAAGTTCCTATTCACAAAAAGACAAGAAGATCTCGAATTGTTACTAATTCATCTTCCAAATCACTCCTCGAAGATTTTCAACAATATTCTCAAAGCTCCCATGGATACCAT TCTGTTAGCCTTGATACAACACAAAACATGATATTTCATGGAGCTCGTGCAAAAATAGGTGGATATAGTTTGTCAATTAAAAGAGGTCAATATAGCATATCTTCTGTTTGGGTTCAAAATGGTCCACCAACACAACTTAATAGCATACAAGCAGGAATAGGA TTTCATCCAAGCATATATGGAGACAGTCAACTACGACTAATTGGTCATTGGACG GCTGATGGTCACCTTAAAACCGGATGTTACACTCATGCTTGTCCAGGTTTCGTACAAgttaatccaaacaaaaaatttgcTCTTGGAGCTGTCCAAGCACCTGTCAGTACCATTGGGGCACAATTAAAATGGGTTCTTAATGTCATAATTAAACAG GATCAATTCACGGGTCATTGGTGGTTAATtgttgaaaaagaagaaattcgTGTTGGATATTGGCCTAAGACATTGTTTACTCACTTAAGCAATGGAGCATCATTGATTAGATTTGGTGGTGAAACTTATGCTCCACCTAATATGGATAATCCCCCAATGGGTAGTGGGAGACTACCTCAAGAAGGATTTAAATACTCAGGTTTGATGGGAAAACTTGAAATTATTgattcaaaatataaacaaattgcGGTTAAACGtagtgaaattaaaaaatatagtgatGCCAATTCAAAGTGTTATGACTTGCGATATAGTGGTTATCAAGGAATCACGTATGAACAAGCTTTTCTTTATGGTGGGCCAGGTGGATCATCATGTGGTATATGA